Part of the Streptomyces antimycoticus genome, CTCTGCCTAGGCGTGGTGCTGCAATACCGCCTCGCCGCATTCGGGCAGGCGCGGGCCGGGGGCGTCCTCGCCGGTGGGCTGGCGGGGGATCGGCTGGGGGAGAAGGAGCGGGGTACCGGGCTCGGCAGGCCCGTCGGGGCCGTCCGGCACCTCGTGCGGGCCCGATCCGATGGGCCCGTCCGGAACCTCCGGCCCGCCGCCCCCGCCGCCGTGCCCGGGGGCGCCCGGCCCCGCGGCGACCGCGACCGGCGCGGCCGGGGTCTCCTCGGCGGCCGCTTCGGTCGCGGCCTCGGCTTCGGCCTCCGCCTCGGCGTTGTGCACCGTCAGCATCACCAGGCCGGTGCTCGCGACGAGGGCCGCGACCAGGGCCAGCAGGGTGCCGGGCGTGCCGTGCCGGAAGTTCTCGCCGAGCGCGGCGATGCCGACGGCGGTGGCGACCACGGGGTTGACCACGGTCGCCGTCGCCAGCGGCGAGGCCAGCCCGGCGCCCCGGTACGACGCCTGGGAGAGCAGCACCCCGCCCGAGGCCAGCAGCCCGATGGTGACCAGGCCGGGCAGGGCGTCCTGCCACGCGTCCCAGGTCCACTCCACGGCCACGTTCTTGGTGACCACCGACGAGACGCCGAAGGCCGTCCCGGCGGCCGCCGCCAGCAGCACACCGCGGATGACGGGCGACCGCATCAGGCGAGCC contains:
- a CDS encoding DMT family transporter yields the protein MTSLALSVLLALVSAVCYAAGAILQEHVAATTPRLAAAPLRRGSWWAAVTLNGAGAVLHVIALAYGPLSVVQPLGALTIVFALPMAAIFVRRRVGGSGWRGALLATVGLAGLLSLTGTSRAQALAEQEGVWLVVITVSTIAVLAGAARLMRSPVIRGVLLAAAAGTAFGVSSVVTKNVAVEWTWDAWQDALPGLVTIGLLASGGVLLSQASYRGAGLASPLATATVVNPVVATAVGIAALGENFRHGTPGTLLALVAALVASTGLVMLTVHNAEAEAEAEAATEAAAEETPAAPVAVAAGPGAPGHGGGGGGPEVPDGPIGSGPHEVPDGPDGPAEPGTPLLLPQPIPRQPTGEDAPGPRLPECGEAVLQHHA